The Bifidobacterium bifidum ATCC 29521 = JCM 1255 = DSM 20456 region AACACAAGTCGCCAACTTTTGCAACTCGCGTGTCGCGCACGGCATGTCGCAAGTATTTCCAAGGTATCACGGCATCTCACCTTCGATACTCGCATCATGTTTTTCTGCGCAATGACGCCGGGAACGGCCATCTGAACATCCGCCAGACCGCATTGCCGCGTCGTTTCGCGGCGACGGCGCACCGGGCGTACAACCCGCGCAACGGTTCCGGCGACGGCGCGACGGACGTCGGACGCGCCGGCTGTCACATGGTCCGCGAGTTCGGCCAGATACGCGCCGAAATCGGACTCCCCTTCCGGCGTCACGGCTTCCAGACATTCGGCGATGCGACCGGCAATACCGCGCTCAGTGTCGACAGGCGACCATCTCACGCCCGCGCCCCATGCCGAATCGCACGCCTCGCGCCACGCCGCACGCCAAGCCCGCCCCATGCCGTTCGTCGCGTCCGGCGATCCGGTCTCTCCGACCGCCTCCATCAGGCCGAACCGCATCCGGCGTCGATGCCGGCGCACCCTCGATGGGCGAGCACCGGGACCACCACCGAGCGCACGTCATCCGCCATCACGAAATCACGACCCTGCATCAGCGCCCGCGCACGGGTCATCGCCGCCACGTTGAGGCTGCCTCGCGGCGACACTCCGAACCGCACGCCCTGCGCGTCACGGGTCGCCGCGGACAGCGTCATTACCGCGAGCTCAATCACCTCGCGGGAGCACGACAGCACACCGGCAAGCGCGTCGATGATGTCGCCGATGACCGCCGCCGACATGGCGGGAGTGTCGATCGCGATGTCTTCGTCAGCTCCGCCGTTGCTTTCGATACCTGTTGCGCGTACCACCCCAGTCGGCTCCGCCGACAGCCCCCGTCAGCGAGGTGCGGCTATTGTGCGGCGTCCCATACGGCGCGGGACAGTTCGGTGATCTGGCTTGGGGCCACGGCTGAGGAGATGTCGTTGCTCATCACCGCGAGCACATACGGATGGGTGCCGAACACGATCGCCACGTCGTTCTGAACGGCCGCCAGCTCGCCGGTCTTGTTGGCGACCTTCACACCGGACGGCACGCCCGCGGGAATCTTGGTGCGCCGCGTCTGGCCGAGCAGCAGCTGCATCATGCGTTCGCTGGCGTTTTTCGACACCAGCGTCCCGGCGTACACCTGAGAGAGGAACGAGCCGCAGTCGCGCGTCGAGGTCCAGTTCTCCACCGCGTTGCCCGAGGCCATGCCGGTCAATGTGCGCAGCTCCTCGCTGGAGGTGAAGCCGTATCGTTGCGCGATCGCGGTGACGGTGGCGATGGCGGCTTTGCCGTCGCCGTTGCCGATGCGCGACAGCAGCCCGTTCGCAGCTTCGTTCGAGCTGACGGTGATCATCTGCTTCAGCAGGGCGTCCACGTTCACGTCATCGGTGATGGTGCCATGCTCGATGCCGTCGAACACGGCCAGCATGATGTAGAGCTTGACCAGTGACGCCGCCACGAGTTTCTCGTCGTTGACTGTGACGTCGCGGCCGCTTTCCAGATCGATGTAGGTCGCCGACCATGTGCCGCCGTACTGCGCGAGCTTGGTATCGAGCACCTGTTTGACGGCAGCGACACGCGTCTCACTCGGGTCGGGTTCTTTCGGCGCTGCGGGCACGGGCACGGCCGTGACCTCCCGCGCTGATCGGCTTGCCGCAATTCGGACATACCATCATGATTGCCTGCCTCATCGGAATTCCCTTGTATCGTCTTCCCTTCCCGCGCAGTCTACCAAACGAGTGCGGCCAGACATAGGAAAACCCCGGCGCATATCATGCGATCCGGGGTTCCGTGCTGACGGCGCTGTCGTGCAGCGTTCACTCAGCCAAGAATGGCGAGCACGTCACGAGAGGAGACGATCAGGTAGTCCTCGCCCTCGTAGTGCACTTCGGTGCCACCGTACTTGGAGTACAGCACCTTGTCACCGACCTTGACGTCCATGGGGATGCGCTCGCCCTTGTCGTCACGACGGCCGGGGCCGACGGCCAGGACTTCACCCTGCTGCGGCTTCTCCTTGGCGTTGTCCGGGATGAACAGACCGGACGCGGTCTGGGTCTCGGCAGCGGCCTGCTTGACGATGATCTTGTCTTCCAACGGTGTGAGCTTGATCGACACTGTGGGTCACCTCGTATTCTTGAAATCCAATCGTATGGTCCCGCGATGGAATGCCGCCATTCAGAGGCTGACGATCACTTCGGGCATCATCCCTTCGCGCTAGCACTCATCGTAGCGCGATTGTTAGCACTCTGCCAACTCGACTGCTAACGCTCTGAGAGAAAATCACACGCAATCACGACGAGCGGCGCGCGAGAATCGCCTCAAGGCCGGTTCCCAGCGAGTCGGAGGACGCATCCGGGGCATCCACGCTTGACCGCACCTCCGTCTGATGGAACGCGTCGGTATCGTTCACCGAGGCGTCATCCATGACCGCGGCGACGGTGGCATCCGCATCCGCCTGCCCTGCATCGCCGCCGTCCACGGTGGCGGGCTGCTCGGCAACCAGTGCGGGAACGGCCTTCGCGACCTGCTTCGTCGATTTGATCTCCAGGCTCTCCGGCGCGGGCGCATGGCGGTCGACGCCATTGCGCGGCTCACCCAGCGAGAACGAAATCAGATCCTGAGACGCGGCCACTTCGAAGGCGTCCAAGGCCGCGGCCGGGTGCACCCGATCCAGTTCCGTGGTCATGTCGCCGCCCGAGGGGGCGCTCCCCTCCTCGACGACCACTTCGGCATGGGAGTCCGCGGGCTCCACGACATTCGTCGCGGACTCGTCCGCGGACGGCTGCGCGACGGCATCCTGCCGCGGCTCAGGCTGCACGGCCGACGTTACGGCCGCTTCCGGCTGTTCCGATGCCGCATCCACATCATGCCGGCCGTTTTCGGACGCAGCCATCGCATGAGCCTTCTGCCTCGCCTCACGGGCGGCCAACGCGCGATCCTGCTCGATACGTGCGCGGTGAAGCGCCTGACGAATCTCCCGGCGTTCCATCACGTCGGTCTTCACTTCGGTCTCGGCAGAGGGATTCGCGGTGGCGGTTACCTGGTCACCGGCCGTATCAGCGATTGCCTTCGCCGCAGACTTGTCTGGGGACGTGGACTTTGCCTGAGACGGGGACTTTGCTCGCGGGCGGGCACTCGCCCCGGCCCGTTTCGCCAGACGTTCCCTGCGCCGCGCCTCGGCCAGCGCATGCTCCCAGCGACGGGCCTGACTGGAGGCCCGCACGCCCAACGCCAACACGACCGCCAGCAGCACGCCCGGAATCAGCGCGAACAGGGCGCTGAAAGGCAGGACCATCGACAGCACCAGTACCAGCACCGTGATCAGCAGCAGCGATAGCGCCAATATGCGCCGACGACGGACCGCCGCACGCCGAAGCTCGCGAATATGCGCCACTTTCGCCGTGGTCGGCGTCGTGGTGCTCGTTTGCGCCCGCTGCATAATAGCCCCTTTCGGCTGCGGCGTATGCTCGTCGGAGAATCGAGTACCGCTGTCGGCATCCACCAGATGCAACGACGACGAGTACCTGTCCTGACGGTGCTCGGCCACCTTTTTCATGCTGTTGACCGTCCGCCTGGGCAGCCAGCCAACCGCGATAACCATCAGAATCACCAGCACCACCACGGTGCTCAGCGACTCATAACCCATGTCCTTAAGAATAGGAGACTCCCCTTACGATTGCACTGATTCCGGCATGGCGTGTCGAGCTATCAGACGATGGATGAACCCGTCGCCGGCGTCCTCGGCGAACAGGCTGTAGGTCTCATGATCGCGCCACTGCCCGTTGACGAACATGTACCGGGGCCGCACGCCCTCATAATGACACCCCACTTTACACGCCACCCTGCGGGAGCGCTCGTTTTCCGGCAGTAATGCGATTTCCATGCGGTGCAGCCGAGGGCCGGTCGGATCACAGAACGCCCAGTCGGCGAGCAGCGCCACCGCCATCGGTGCGAAGCCATGCCCCGCGTACCGCTGATCGACCCAATACCCGATCACACCGGTGCGCATGGATCCCAGATCTATCGCTCCCAGCGAAATCTGGCCGACGATATGCTCATGATAATCGATAGCGAACACCACTCCGCGGCCGGTCTGCTCGTTGTGACGCATCTGCTGCATCCACTGGTTGTAGGTCATCGGCGAGCCGTGCATGGGATCGCCTGACTCCCATGGATGCAACCACGCATCGTTGCGCCACCGCACCTCGTTCCACTCCTCTTCGTCGTCCGCCGTGATCGGCCGCAGCTTTATCGGGCACTGCGGAATGCCGATCCACCGCGGCACGCGGATGGATGGCGCTGCCGGCTGCCGGAACACGGCGCATATCGATTGCAAAACGGACACGCACCCATTGTGCCATCGTCGCGTCTCCGACACGGCGCACCGTCCGCCGATGACGGACATTCGTCCGTGATAGAACGTAACCATGAACCTTTGCCAACGCCGGCAGACGACCGATGCCGATATGTCGGACGATCTGCGCAAGAGACAGCTGAGACGGGACGCCATCGCGCGGCGTAAGACCGTGACGCGGCAGGAACGGGACGCGGCCGCGGCGGCACTGGCCGAACACATTGTGCCGTTGCTGGACTTGGTCGGCGTGCAGGCCGGCACGTCTGGCGTCATGTCCGCGCCACACGGCCGCGGACACCGGCCGCCGACCGTGGCCGCCTACGTGTCGATGGGCAGCGAAATCCCCATGCGGCCGCTGCTGTCCCTGCTGCTCGACCGCGGGCTGCGCGTCCTTGTGCCGCGCTTGGGCTCCGGTCTGGACGTGGGATGGGCTCTGCTGCCCGACATGGCCTCATTGCATGGCGTGACCTGCGAGGGAACCGGCATGGCACAACGGCCGGATGAGCCGGATACGCAGACGCTTGGCCCGGCGGCCCTTGGCGATGCCGACCTGATCATCGTGCCCGCGCTGGCCGTGGATGCGCATGGCGTCCGGCTTGGGCGCGGCGGCGGCTGGTATGACCGCGCGCTGACATACCGACGCGGAGGCGTGCCGGTCGTCGCCGTCTGCTGGCCGTGGGAATGCATGGCAGACGACCTGCCCCGCCAGTCTCACGATATCCCGGTCGACTGGGTGGTCACGCCGCAGGGAGCCCAACGCCTGTAGTTCGCCATCCGCGCAAGTTCGCGGAGGGAACAAAACGAGACGTCGAGCGGCGCGGTGTCCGCGTGACGACTAGGATATGAACGGACTTGATGCGTATGCCGGGCATCGCATACGTGCCGGAATCATATAATGAGCTTCGACCAGGGAGGAACCGTGCCAACCTATCATTACCGTTGTAAGAACTGCGGATACGATTTCACCGAGCAGCAGTCGTTCGAGGACGACCCGATCACCGTGTGCCCCCAGTGCGGGCAAGAGCAGGTGCGCAAGGTGTATTCCGCCGTGCCGATCGAGTTCAAGGGGCACGGCTTCTACCGCACCGACGGGCGCGGCGGCTCCGGCAAATAAGCAGCTGCCATTGGCGCGTTCGCCGTCTTCCGGCGGCCAGTGCTCGGCCCGCGCATGTGCGACACGCCCAAGATGTGGATAACTGCCGAGCCTTCGACCACATTTTCGTCACGGCTTGCGCATCGGAACAACGTTCAGTCACCATGCTTGCATGGTGACTTTTTCTATATTGGAGAAGCTGAAGCGCCCCACGTTGCGCCAACGTCGGATGCTGCGGCTCACACGGCGGCTGATGGCGGCCTGTTGCACGGCCATTGCAGCATTCGCGACACTGCAATGCGTGACGGCGAGCATCGTCACGCAACCGGTCGTGGTGGCGGCACGGCTCATCCCACGCGGCGCGCGTATCGGCGCGGAGGACGTGGAGATCCGGCAGATGCCCGTATCGGATGGTTGGGATACGGCGCTCGATGCGGCGAATCAGGCGGCGGGAGGCATCGCGCAGACGGACATCGCCGCCGGGCAGCCGCTGTTCGGCGCCATAGTTTCGCGGCGGCCGGTGGCGGAACCCGGTCAGACGGTGATCGATGTACGGGTCACCGGCACTGTGGACGGCATCGCGGCCGGTGATGTCATGGATCTGGTATCCGGCACCCCTTGCGACGCTTCGACTGGTACGACTTCATCGCGTGACGAATCCGCAGGCGGCCGGTCATGCGTTCTCGCGCGATCGGCCACGGCGATGGATGCCGCCCATGACGATGCGATGACCGGCGGCACGCTCATCACGTTCGCTTTGACTCCCGACGAAGCCATATCAATCATCAACGCACAGGAACTCGGTCCGATTATGGCCGTCACTGCGCAATAGCTGCAGTTGCTCAGCCGCAGCAGCCACCTCCAGTCTCGCTGTTCGCGCGACTGGGGTGGTCACCACACTCAACGTTTGTCGTTGAAGATGGCCCAGTGGGGTGGCAGTTCGCCGAGGATGCGTTTGTCGTCGTCGGCCTCGCGCTGCTGCTCGGTACGCATATCGCCCGGTTCGAGTTTCACGCCGTCTGCATCGAAGCGCTCGGTTCCGTGGAACACGACGCGTTTGTGCTCGCGCCGCGTACGACGCGAGGCACTGTACGGCCTTGGCTCCGAGGCATCTGCGGCCACACGATCCCCGTCACCAGTAGTATCGCCGCTCATCGCACATCCCCGTAGATCTCGCCGATGCGCGACACGATCGCATCGACCTCCTTGTCCGGGTTGACGAATGCGCCGACACTCCACACGCTCATCACCGACCAGCCCAGCGACGCAAGGTCCTGCATCAGGCCGCGATGCCGTTCACGCGTGGACTGCACGCTCATGAACTGCGCGTCGTCGGTCAGCACGGCCAGCGCGAACGGCTTGTCGGGCAACCCGACGACCATCGGAATGTGCAGGCCGCGGTCGAACCCGTAGTCGACGGCGGCGTTCAGTCCGCGGGACCGCACGCGCTCCGCCAGATCATTGAACAGCACATTGTTCGACCGGGTGATGGTCACCGGACGCACCACGTGGTCGTCCAGCTGCTCCACCCAGCGCAGCATGGCATGCAGCAGCTGCGGTCCGGGCTGGTGAAGTCGCTCATCGTCCAGATCAGACTCGTCGAACGCCGAAACGATATCGAGATGGCGGTCGCACAGCGCCAGCGCATCCAGCAGCATGGCACGTCCGCCTTCGCCCTCCAGCACGCCGAACTGCTGCAGCAGACGCCCATGCACGGTCTTCGCGTAGCACAACGACAGAATCACGTCCGTCGACTGGGCCCCGGCGATCTCCGGCAGCGCGACGATGCGCACGTGGCGCAGGAACTGCCCCATGGTCTTGTTCTTCGACGCCAGCGATTTCAGTTCCGCACCGAGTCGCGAACGGAACGCGTCGGTGAGCGTGACCACGGTCAGCGTGTAGCCGACTGGCACCACGTTGAAACTCGCCGCGCGTTCGGTGATGATGCGGACGACCTCATCGATCTCCTGCTGGCTGCTCTCGACCAATCCGGTGGCCATGACCGGCGTTCCGTTCGCCTCGACCTTGTGGAAGGCCACCCGGCCTTGCGACGGCTCGGTCGTGACGTCATAGCGCACCTCGCCATACCCCTGGGATTCCAAGAACGCGGCGAGCCTGGGCGCGCGCCGCACGGGGTGGGAGCGGACCTTCACGCTCGGCAGCAGCTCCATCAGCGCCTTCACGCTCGGCGAGGTCACGGTGGACCGGTGGGCCAGCACGGCCACCTGCTTCGCGCGGCAGACGATGGTCAGCAACTGGATGGCCGGAATGTGCGCGGCCGCGTCGATGATTGCCACGTCGGCGAGGGTCGTCGGATCGGTGAGCGCGGCAAGCGTGGCCGGGGTCGCCACGATGATGGGCTTGGCCGCGGCCAGGATCTCGGGGTGGTCACGGCGTATCCGGCTGAGCGGGATGCGGGTCTTGCCGGCCAGCACCGTGTGCAGCTGGTTGGATTCCTGCGTGCGGGAGAACAGCATTTCACACAGGCGGCGCATGGATTCCTGCGCGACCATCGGACCGACCGAACGCACGTGTTCGGTGTCCACCTGCGCGAAACGATCCGCAGCGGACTGCAACGCCGACCCATCCTGATTGGAGATGATCGCGGACGCCCGCACGATGTTCTCGAACACCGTGGTCCACCATGCCAGCTGCAGTTCGGCATCCACCGATTCCACCGGCACACGGCGCGTGTGCAGGTCCTCGACCAGTTCGGTGAGCCCGGCCGTCTGGAATTCATGTTCGAGACGGCAGCGCTCCGGCAGTGTGTCCAGCGCGAGATGGTCGTCGAACAGCGCCTTCAGACGTTCCTCGACGGCGACGAAATCCTGCGATTCCAGATCGCCGCCCTGCACGGTGGTGGACAGTACGGCGTCCAGCGCCGTCAGGTCGCGGGCCAGCTCCTCCTGCGTGGCGATGATGTCGTCGAGTTTGTTCGGCAGCACCGGCCACCCGCCGTGAGGCACGAACATGCGCCATTGCGCGGCCTGCTTGGCCACGACCTGCAGCGCATCGTGCAGGTTCTCGACCTGTGCGCCCACGCGCAGCAGGCTCTTGGCCTCCTTGATATGGCGGCGACGCTCCCAGAATCCGATAGTGGTGCCTTCGGCCTTGCGTTCGGCCTTGGACTTGCTCGACTCGATCATCGCGTCGATGTCGCGCTCGAAGATCTCCGGCTGGAACACGTCGAGCACGCGGCGCAGGTTCTTCAGCACCTGCACCTGACGGCCCCACTCCTGCTCGGTGTTCGGTATCGGGAACCCGCATGTCTGCACGGTGGACGACACCTGTTCACGGGTCAACGGCAGCAACTTGCGCAGCAGATCGACCACACGCTGGTAGACGGTCACAGCCTCGTCCTCGGACGTAATGGAGGCCTTGAACCAAGCGGTATCCTCCGGTCCGAGCGTGAATTCGCCGAGCTCGCCGGCACGCCTGAGCTTCGCCGCCCATTCGTCCAGATGACCGCCGATCTCACGCGCGGTCTCCTTGCGCAACCGCACTCGGGTGGCGGGATGCGCGGGCAACGTGGCGATTTCGGCGAGGTTCTGTATGGTCTGGTACGCGGACACGCCCCACTGCTTGTCGGTGCAGTGCAGGTCACCCAGATACCGGGTGAGACGGGAACGCACGCCGACCAGCTCATCGGCGATCTGGTCGAACCGGGAGCTGGCGACGCCGGGCTGGAATCCGACCGCGGCGATCAGCTGATGGTCGATGCTGTCATTGCAGCGCTCGTCCGAGACGTCGAGCACTTGGCCGCTGAGCTCATTGGCGCTGATGGCCTGACGGAAACGACGCTTCTGATCGGCGATGCACGGCACGTACAGTACGCTGCGGCCGTTCATCACGCAGCGCGACGCGATGGCGGCGGCGTAATCGGCGGTGTCACGCCCGTTGACGACATCGACTCCGAGTGAATGCCCGGCTGCGACCATATCGGCCGCGTACCGCACGGCGTTGTCGACATCGCCGACTTCGAACTCGTTGTGCGGATCGGCGTCGAATGGGCTGAACGCAGGTGCGCCGGAGTCCTTGAGCGCTTCGGCGGCCTCCTTGCTGCCCGCGAGCGCGTCCAGCACCGTGTTGCCGGTCGCCCCCTCGGCCAGCGTATCGATAATGTGCTGGCTTTCGGCAAGAATCAGCGAGCCGGGCGACATGAAGCAGCCCAGGATAATCTGCCGCTCGATGGTGAAATCGGGGAACACCTTCTCCGCACGCTTGGTGATCGCCGCGAACACCGCGGACGTTTCGGGCGTGCCGCTCTCGTAGTTGGCGCCGTTGAACAGCTCCCGCTCGTCAAGTTCGACGTGCTGCTCGCGCATCACCGTCACGAACGCGGGGTTGAGCCGGACATGCCCGACGAACCGGATCACCGCCACATCGCCTTCATCCTGGGCGCTTTGCACGGATACCGGATACAGCAGCACCGGCATGGCACCGTCGTCCCATGTGGCGACTCCCACGGTGAGAGACAGTTCCGCGACGCCGCTGACGCGCAGTTTCGCGGCCTTCTCGTCAAGCACCCGCTCCAGTCGGCGGTTCGCCGCACGCAGCATGCCGTTGTCGCGGAACAGCAGATCCAGCGACGCGCGGCCTCCCGCGAACAGCTGGGCGATGCCGGAGGGATGCGCATGGGTCAAATCGAGCTTCGCCCCAAGCTGGTTGATGTCCTCCAATGGGGACGGCACCAATCCGGCGCGGTACTGCTCATGCCATTGACGCATGCGTTCCAGCGATTGGGGCGCCTGTTGCATGCTTTCGCTCATGACCCGACTCACTTCCCTACCGCTTTGCGGTAACTCTTGTAGCCCTCATTGTTCTCCAGCGCGGCGTCGATGTCCGATTTGCCCTGATCTTCCAGCCAATTATAGAGGTCATCGTACAGCAATGGATTCATGGCAAGGAACGGCAGCAGCTCTTCGCAATTCGCGATGGCGAACTGCTCGGTGTAGTCTTCCGTGGTCTTCGCCTGGTCAGAGGTGTACCCGTTGACTTCGATTTTCGGTTCGGCGGCGGCAAGCCTGCCTTTCGACACGAGTTCGAACACCGATCCCGGCTCGAATGCGGGTCGGAACGAACCGGTCGAGTCCGCCTCGTCGTCGTTCGGTTGCGCGAACCGGCGGTGCTCTTCCGGAATCTCCCCGTGGGCGATGTCCGTATCGGCTTTCACGACGCCGTCGCCTGCCACGGCGCCGGCGGTGACTTCCACACCGGCCGCGTTGGCTGCGACCTCGTTCACCGCCTGACGGATGTCGTCGTGCGCCTCCTGATCGGATGACGCCTGCTGGAATCGGTCGTCGGACGGCTGTCCGTTCGCCAACTGATCCGCCTGCTCTGCGGGCGCGGTGGACTGCCCGGCCTCTTCGCTGTCCTCGGCGAGCGCGTCGGCGAACAGGTCGCGGGGCAACGCCACCACCGGCTTAGCATCGGCACCGGCCACGTTCAACGGCATGGAATCGGGCTCGCTCGGCTCATCGTTGGTCTGCGATTGGGCCGCGGTCACTACAGAATCAGATACAGCGGAATCAGCCGGTACCGTATCCGCGGCGGACTCGGATGCCACGGTTCCAGAAGTCACGGTTTCAGGCGATGCCGTATCGGATGTCGCAGTCTCAGTGGATACGGCCGCGTCCGCGGCATCAACGGCATCCGCAGGCGCCGCATTCTCGGAGGACTCGGCGGCTTCCGGAACCTTGGTCTCGGCATCGCTCTCGGCAGCGTCGGCCTCAGCCGGCGACACGGTTTCGGCCAGCACCGCGGCCTCAACGGGCATGGCAGCATCCGACGAAACGGCAAGCTCCGAATCCAGCTCAGCGGCGCCGGCCGCGGAATCCGCCGCCAATCCATCCGCCGTGGTCGTCTTCTGCGGCGGGAACGTCTGCGATGCGGCGGCATTCAGCTCACCGACACGCTTGCGCACGGTGGCAGCGCTGATCGCGGCGGTAGGTTCCCCGGCACGCAGGTCAAGAATGTCATCCACCGACATGTCGGCCACATCCGGCTCCTGCTTGACGGTCTCCAAAGCGTATCCGAACAGGTCGGGCACGACAAACGTGTCGCTCACCGGCTGCTCCACACGAATGAAATCGACGGGGACATCGCCGAATTGCAGGCGCATCGGTGAAGTCGGCAGCAGGAAATCGACGTTCGGCGGCAGACGCATGAGATCGCCATTGCCCCGCACCACATATGACCCGTTGGTCGAGCCCAGATCGCGCACGGTGCCGCCGCCGTTCTGACTCACCGCGAAGGTCGCATGGCGTTTCGACATGGACCGCGTGCCGTCCGCTATCTCCAGGCGTTCGGTGCCGTCATCGGGCAACGGCCGCAACGGCTTGCGCCCGATTTCGATGTTGTCTCCCGGCTTCACGGTTTTCTGATCGATGCCACCGATTCTCACCGTCCACTGCTGTATCGTCCGCTGATCGCCAGTCACGTGCCGCCCTTCCTTTCACGCTCGTTCGCATACTATGTGCCATTGTGTCATGTCCCGCTGTGTTTTCAGGGATTGATGACCGATGAATTGACAACATTATCGCATTGATGCCGGTATTTCGGATTGTAGCGCACACCGGTGCGGAACGCCCATGTCAGGCCGTGTCAGGCGTTCACAGAAGCGGTCTCGGCTCCGGTGCGCGGACCGCCGCATACGCGCAGACCCTGCGGCCGCATGTGCGACAGCAGGGTCTGTGAAAAGCTGCAATGTGCGGGTTTCACTCCCGCGATCATTACTTGAGCTCGACGGTGGCGCCAGCCTCTTCCAGCTGAGCCTTGGCCTTCTCGGCGTCTTCCTTCTTGGCCTTCTCCAGGATGGCCTTCGGAGCGCCATCAACCATGGCCTTGGCGTCAGCCAGGCCAGCGTTGGTGATGGCCTTGACAGCCTTGATGACCTGGATCTTCTTGTCGCCGACAGCGGTCAGGACGACATCGAACTCGGTCTTCTCTTCCTCTTCGGCGGCAGCGCCGGCAGCCGGAGCGGCAACGGCGACGGCGGCCGGAGCGGCAGCCTCGACGTCGAACTTCTCTTCGAAGGCCTTGACGAACTCGGAGAGCTCGACGAGGGTCATTTCACCGAAAGCTTCCAGCAGCTCTTCGTTGGTGTACTTAGCCATGATGGCTTCCTTTCATTCTGGCGGCGGCCTTCAGCGATTGCCGTCCGCCTGATGTGTGTTGTTTTCCGATTGTGGTTCATGCGGCAAGCCGCATGAGAATCAAGCTGCCTTTTCCTGCTTCTCGCGCAGAGCGTCGATCGTACGCACGGCCTTGGTAGGCACAGCGACGAACAGGTACGCGGCCTTGGCGGTCGTGGCCTTGAGGTCGCCTGCGAACTTGGAGAGCAGCTGCGGACGGGACATCATGTCCGCCAGCTTGGTAGCACCCTCGCCGTCGTAGACGGTGCCGTCGGCATAACCGCCCGAGATAACGAGAGCCTTGTTGGTCTTGGCAAAGTCACGCAGCGTCTTCGCAGCCTCAATGAAGTCGCCCTTCACGAAGGTGATGGCGGTCGGGCCCTTGAGCAGGTCGTCAAGACCCTCAATGCCCGCTTCCTTGGCGGCGATGCGCGCCAGCGTGTTCTTAGCCACAGTGTAGGAAGTATCGCGGCCTAGCTTTTCGCGCAGTTCGGAAACCTGCGGAACGGTAAGCCCGCGGTACTCGGTCAGGTAGACAGCGTCGGCGTTACGGAACTGTTCCGTAAGCTGAGCGACTACCGCTTCCTTTTCGGGCCTCTTCATGGCGTTCCTTCCTAGATCGGCCATTGATCCTGCGAAGTCCCGCGCACCCTGCCAGGGCAATAAAAAAGCCCTGCGCACAGGCAGAGCAACATACAACCGTTTCCGGC contains the following coding sequences:
- the rplL gene encoding 50S ribosomal protein L7/L12, which gives rise to MAKYTNEELLEAFGEMTLVELSEFVKAFEEKFDVEAAAPAAVAVAAPAAGAAAEEEEKTEFDVVLTAVGDKKIQVIKAVKAITNAGLADAKAMVDGAPKAILEKAKKEDAEKAKAQLEEAGATVELK
- the rplJ gene encoding 50S ribosomal protein L10, coding for MKRPEKEAVVAQLTEQFRNADAVYLTEYRGLTVPQVSELREKLGRDTSYTVAKNTLARIAAKEAGIEGLDDLLKGPTAITFVKGDFIEAAKTLRDFAKTNKALVISGGYADGTVYDGEGATKLADMMSRPQLLSKFAGDLKATTAKAAYLFVAVPTKAVRTIDALREKQEKAA